The following proteins come from a genomic window of Deltaproteobacteria bacterium:
- the rho gene encoding transcription termination factor Rho has translation MNLVELKVKGINELTALAKQHGVEGASGMRKQELIFALLQAQTEKNGLIYGEGVLETLPDGFGFLRAPDYNYIPGPDDIYVSPSQIRRFNLRTGDTVSGQIRPPKDNERYFALLKVEFVNYEDPEVARDKILFDNLIPLYPQKKLNLEIVDRPKNYSLRIMDLLTPIGQGQRGLIVAPPRTGKTMLLQAIANAISTNHPEVVLIVLLIDERPEEVTDMQRSVKAEVISSTFDEPAQRHVQVAEMVIEKAKRLVEHQRDVVILLDSITRLARAYNTVVPPSGKILSGGVDSNALHRPKRFFGAARNIEEGGSLTIIATALIDTGSRMDEVIFEEFKGTGNMEIHLDRKLADKRIFPAIDINRSGTRKEELLLAPEVLNRVWILRKLLSPLTSVDSMEFLLEKFDGTKNNQEFLNSMNR, from the coding sequence ATGAATCTAGTTGAATTGAAAGTAAAAGGTATAAATGAACTTACCGCCCTGGCCAAGCAGCACGGTGTGGAAGGCGCGAGCGGTATGCGTAAACAGGAATTGATTTTCGCCCTTCTTCAGGCGCAGACCGAGAAGAACGGCCTGATTTACGGTGAAGGGGTACTCGAAACCCTACCGGATGGATTCGGGTTCCTGAGGGCTCCGGACTACAACTATATTCCGGGTCCGGACGATATCTACGTTTCTCCATCCCAGATCCGGCGATTCAATCTTCGTACGGGCGACACCGTGTCCGGCCAAATTCGCCCTCCAAAGGACAACGAGCGGTACTTTGCATTGCTCAAGGTCGAGTTCGTCAATTATGAGGATCCGGAAGTGGCTCGGGATAAGATCCTGTTCGACAACTTGATCCCTTTGTATCCTCAAAAGAAACTGAATCTGGAGATTGTGGACCGTCCCAAGAACTACTCTCTGCGTATTATGGATCTGTTGACTCCCATCGGCCAGGGTCAGAGAGGACTCATCGTCGCCCCCCCGAGAACCGGTAAGACCATGCTGCTCCAGGCCATTGCGAATGCCATCTCGACGAATCACCCTGAAGTGGTTTTGATCGTTCTGCTTATCGATGAACGTCCCGAGGAAGTGACGGACATGCAACGTTCCGTCAAGGCCGAAGTGATCAGCTCGACCTTCGACGAGCCGGCCCAGCGCCACGTGCAGGTGGCGGAAATGGTCATAGAGAAAGCCAAACGCCTGGTGGAACACCAGAGGGACGTGGTCATCCTTCTGGATAGCATCACCCGCCTGGCCAGGGCGTACAACACGGTGGTGCCCCCCAGCGGTAAGATTCTTTCCGGCGGTGTGGACTCCAACGCGCTGCACCGTCCCAAACGCTTCTTCGGCGCCGCCAGAAACATAGAAGAGGGAGGCAGTCTCACCATCATCGCTACGGCTTTGATCGATACTGGAAGCCGCATGGATGAGGTCATTTTTGAGGAGTTCAAGGGTACGGGCAACATGGAGATCCATCTGGACCGCAAGTTGGCGGACAAGCGTATTTTCCCCGCCATCGACATCAACCGTTCGGGAACGCGCAAAGAGGAACTCCTGTTGGCGCCCGAAGTGCTGAACCGGGTATGGATACTCCGCAAACTACTCTCACCTCTCACCTCTGTCGACAGCATGGAGTTTCTCCTTGAGAAATTCGACGGCACCAAGAACAATCAGGAATTCCTGAACTCCATGAATCGATAA
- a CDS encoding DNA internalization-related competence protein ComEC/Rec2, translating to MRRLLVVITIAFMAGLVLGPLCVPVKPLIYLALALSFLTAAFLLLKKKNAVAAIAPVFMFIGMLHGIPSDPTSSSSEHIVLLADKEAAFPVIARVTDDAVNYLDRTVFTVESDRVCESGTWQLCQGKVRVNVLHAAQTYYKGQQLALLLEPKRPKSFRNSGGFIYDRFLARRDIYATAFVPDEAYVVPFGPDEEVSLEQRILDYRQRLSRFYSNTLGPDEAAVLKALILGNRGELSSDVKTWFQNTGAAHLLAISGLHMGMVAFGCFWLIRWLLRRSARLVLHTNVFKSALILSVAPLIGYVAVSGGSLSALRSFIMISAFMAAFLLDRDPDTLTSLALAALVILAVWPTAVFEPSFQLSFVTVTALICVAPRLADILPRESFRSRFVFYVAALLVTSLVAGLATAPLVAYYFNRVSLVGLPANALLVPLTGFWILPLGLLGTGLQSVSPWAAALVLKASALGVSGMIRIVRSLAEPDWSSTTVFTPSLIEISLCYAALLLAVNVWKRRWIPWALAGVLVLGMVDAAYWAVKRWGQEGITVTMFDVGQGASTLVTFPKSVHMVVDGGGFGSSSFDVGERVVAPVLWAQKILRLDYLVLTHPQIDHVGGLPFLAEEFRPRELWTNGEPGDNEAYARLMAVVREKGIRHRVLSSRSAPMSIGDAQIEVLHPPEPFQPDGRPDGGLDTNDRSLVLRIRGNGMTVLFPGDLQKKGERILIESGKPIRSHVLAAPHHGSRSSSSIAFLDRVRPRIAVISAGLGNPWNFPHPDVLSRYRDRDCSVYRTDMDGEIVIHAEDGKIRIRTFGRREETFELFERLEDGLPDPREFGLK from the coding sequence ATGCGCAGACTTCTGGTGGTCATAACCATCGCCTTTATGGCGGGCCTCGTTCTGGGTCCCCTCTGCGTTCCCGTCAAGCCTCTCATTTACCTTGCGCTCGCCCTGAGTTTCCTTACGGCAGCTTTTCTGCTGCTGAAAAAGAAAAACGCGGTCGCAGCCATCGCGCCCGTTTTCATGTTCATCGGAATGCTGCATGGAATTCCGAGCGATCCCACCTCGTCTTCGTCCGAACACATCGTCCTTCTGGCCGACAAGGAGGCCGCTTTTCCCGTGATTGCACGTGTTACGGACGACGCAGTCAACTATCTGGACCGCACGGTCTTCACGGTGGAGAGCGACCGGGTATGTGAAAGTGGGACCTGGCAGTTGTGCCAAGGCAAAGTCCGTGTCAACGTACTTCATGCTGCACAAACGTATTACAAGGGACAGCAGCTCGCTCTGCTCCTGGAACCCAAACGACCCAAGAGCTTTCGAAATTCCGGGGGATTCATATACGATCGATTTCTGGCTCGAAGAGACATCTACGCCACGGCGTTTGTGCCGGACGAGGCGTACGTGGTCCCGTTTGGTCCGGACGAAGAGGTCTCGTTGGAACAGCGTATTCTCGACTACCGGCAGCGGTTGTCCCGGTTTTACAGCAACACGCTGGGGCCCGACGAGGCGGCGGTCTTAAAAGCCCTGATCCTGGGGAATCGCGGAGAATTGAGCTCGGACGTCAAGACGTGGTTCCAGAATACCGGGGCGGCCCATCTGCTGGCCATCTCCGGCCTGCACATGGGCATGGTGGCTTTCGGATGTTTCTGGTTGATCCGATGGCTGTTGAGAAGATCGGCCCGACTGGTCTTGCACACCAACGTGTTCAAGTCGGCATTGATCCTCAGTGTGGCGCCGCTGATAGGCTATGTGGCTGTTTCCGGAGGCTCCCTGTCCGCCTTACGCTCCTTTATCATGATTTCAGCGTTCATGGCCGCGTTTTTGCTGGACAGGGATCCGGATACGCTTACCTCGCTGGCACTGGCTGCCTTGGTGATTCTGGCCGTGTGGCCCACCGCGGTGTTCGAACCTTCCTTCCAGCTTTCTTTCGTCACGGTGACCGCCCTGATTTGTGTGGCGCCTCGCCTGGCGGACATCCTACCCAGGGAATCGTTCCGATCCCGGTTTGTGTTCTACGTTGCCGCTCTTCTGGTCACGTCCCTGGTGGCCGGGTTGGCGACGGCGCCTCTGGTGGCCTACTATTTCAACCGGGTTTCCCTGGTGGGACTGCCGGCCAACGCCTTACTCGTGCCGTTGACCGGGTTCTGGATTCTACCGCTGGGCCTGCTGGGAACCGGACTGCAGTCCGTGTCTCCGTGGGCGGCGGCCCTCGTGCTGAAGGCCTCCGCTTTGGGTGTGTCAGGCATGATCCGGATCGTACGAAGCCTGGCGGAACCGGATTGGAGTTCCACCACCGTGTTCACGCCCAGCCTGATTGAAATTTCCCTCTGCTACGCCGCTCTGTTGCTTGCCGTGAATGTGTGGAAAAGAAGATGGATACCCTGGGCGTTGGCGGGCGTGCTGGTGCTCGGCATGGTCGACGCGGCCTACTGGGCGGTCAAGAGGTGGGGGCAGGAAGGCATCACGGTGACGATGTTCGACGTGGGGCAGGGAGCTTCGACGTTGGTGACGTTTCCCAAAAGCGTTCACATGGTCGTCGACGGCGGCGGTTTCGGCTCGAGTTCGTTCGATGTCGGAGAGCGGGTGGTGGCCCCGGTGCTTTGGGCTCAAAAAATCTTGCGCCTGGACTATCTGGTGCTCACGCACCCACAGATCGATCACGTGGGAGGACTCCCCTTTCTGGCGGAAGAGTTTCGACCCCGGGAGCTTTGGACCAACGGGGAGCCGGGAGATAATGAAGCCTATGCCCGCCTCATGGCCGTGGTGCGGGAAAAGGGCATCCGTCATCGCGTCCTCTCTTCCCGGAGCGCCCCTATGAGCATCGGGGACGCCCAAATCGAGGTGCTCCATCCCCCGGAACCTTTTCAGCCGGACGGACGGCCGGACGGTGGACTGGACACCAACGACCGCTCGCTAGTACTCAGAATCCGGGGGAACGGCATGACCGTGTTGTTTCCCGGAGATCTCCAGAAAAAGGGGGAAAGGATATTGATAGAGTCGGGCAAGCCGATCCGATCCCACGTCCTGGCGGCGCCTCACCACGGGAGCCGGTCTTCCAGCTCGATCGCCTTTCTGGACCGTGTGCGGCCTCGGATCGCGGTCATCAGTGCGGGCCTTGGAAACCCTTGGAATTTCCCTCACCCCGATGTGTTGAGCCGCTACCGCGATCGGGACTGTTCCGTCTATCGAACGGATATGGACGGGGAGATCGTCATCCACGCGGAAGATGGGAAGATCCGAATACGCACCTTCGGCCGGAGAGAGGAAACCTTCGAGCTTTTCGAAAGGTTGGAAGACGGTTTACCCGATCCCCGAGAGTTCGGGCTGAAATAG
- the prfA gene encoding peptide chain release factor 1, with amino-acid sequence MEAFEQLEKIVLQHAELEKKLSDPEVLRDRETYQKYAKEHAAIAPVVTTYGNYKRVHEEIRKNQELLSDADEDLRQLAREEIQELRGEVQELEEQLRTLITPKDPNDEKNIVLEIRAGTGGDEAALFAASLFRMYTRYAELRRWKTEVLSRHATGVGGFKEIIALIEGRGAYSRLKFESGVHRVQRVPVTEAQGRIHTSTVTVAVLPEAEEVEIQIDPDELRIDVYRSTGHGGQSVNTTDSAVRVTHLPTGIVVTCQDEKSQHKNKAKALKVLRARLLDIKAQEQQDQISKDRKNQVGTGERSERIRTYNFPQGRVTDHRIGLTLYKLEQVLEGDLDPVIEPLFANHQVEIHRPDES; translated from the coding sequence ATGGAAGCATTCGAACAGCTGGAAAAAATCGTTCTTCAACATGCTGAACTGGAAAAAAAGCTCAGCGATCCGGAAGTACTGCGGGACAGGGAAACCTATCAGAAATACGCCAAGGAGCACGCCGCGATTGCGCCGGTGGTGACGACCTACGGAAACTACAAGCGCGTACACGAAGAAATTCGAAAAAACCAGGAATTGCTTTCGGATGCGGATGAGGACCTCCGCCAACTGGCCCGGGAAGAGATTCAGGAACTTCGAGGGGAGGTGCAGGAACTAGAAGAACAGCTCCGCACCCTCATAACGCCCAAAGACCCCAACGACGAGAAAAACATCGTTCTCGAGATACGGGCCGGAACGGGCGGCGATGAGGCCGCCCTTTTTGCGGCAAGCCTGTTTCGCATGTACACCCGATACGCCGAATTGCGCCGATGGAAGACCGAGGTGCTGAGCCGGCACGCCACCGGAGTCGGGGGCTTCAAGGAAATCATAGCGCTGATCGAAGGAAGGGGAGCCTACAGCCGGCTTAAGTTCGAGAGCGGTGTGCATCGAGTTCAGCGGGTTCCGGTGACCGAGGCCCAGGGACGGATCCACACGTCCACCGTCACTGTGGCGGTCCTTCCCGAAGCCGAAGAGGTGGAAATCCAGATCGATCCCGATGAACTTCGGATCGACGTGTATCGTTCCACGGGGCATGGAGGCCAGAGCGTGAACACCACCGACTCCGCGGTCCGGGTGACCCACTTGCCCACCGGGATCGTGGTAACGTGCCAGGACGAAAAATCGCAGCACAAGAACAAGGCCAAGGCCCTCAAGGTTCTCCGCGCAAGGCTCCTGGATATAAAGGCTCAGGAGCAGCAGGACCAGATCTCGAAAGACCGGAAGAATCAGGTAGGCACCGGAGAGCGGAGCGAGCGCATTCGCACCTATAACTTCCCCCAGGGACGAGTCACGGACCATCGAATCGGGTTGACGTTGTACAAACTCGAGCAAGTGCTCGAAGGAGACCTCGATCCCGTCATCGAGCCCCTCTTTGCCAACCATCAGGTTGAAATTCACCGACCGGATGAGTCTTGA
- the murA gene encoding UDP-N-acetylglucosamine 1-carboxyvinyltransferase, translated as MDKIRIVGGKRLSGEVAVSGAKNAALPILAATILTEGPNRLLGMPGLRDIATIQALLTRLGVRFENSDGLVVDAAQMDRWEAPYDLVKTMRASVLVLGPLLARFGRAKVSLPGGCAIGARPIDVHLAGLEKMGAAIELDHGYVVARASRLNGAEIDMDIPSVTGTENLLMAATLAKGVTVLRNAAREPEIVDLADALSKMGARIHGQGTSTITVQGVDRLHAATHTVIPDRIETGTYMVAAAITGGDILIRGGRMDHLTALTEKLTAAGVRVNEEPNGFRVRGERRVRGVDVTTAPHPGFPTDMQAQFMALMAVSDGLSVITENVFENRFMHVSELKRMGADVQVVGRNAVVRGMPSLGGAPVMATDLRASASLVLAGLVAEGETVVDRVYHLDRGYEALEAKFSSLGAQIERIA; from the coding sequence ATGGACAAAATCAGGATCGTTGGCGGAAAACGGCTTTCGGGTGAAGTCGCTGTAAGCGGGGCCAAGAACGCGGCCCTGCCCATTCTTGCGGCGACGATTCTGACGGAAGGGCCGAACCGCTTGCTGGGCATGCCCGGACTGAGGGATATTGCTACGATCCAGGCCCTGCTCACGAGATTGGGAGTCCGATTCGAGAACTCCGATGGGCTTGTGGTGGACGCGGCGCAAATGGATAGATGGGAAGCCCCTTACGACCTGGTAAAGACCATGCGGGCATCGGTCCTCGTACTGGGACCGCTTCTGGCTCGCTTCGGCCGGGCCAAGGTGTCTCTGCCCGGGGGTTGCGCCATAGGAGCTCGCCCCATCGATGTGCATCTCGCCGGGCTGGAAAAGATGGGAGCAGCCATTGAACTCGACCATGGTTATGTGGTGGCCAGGGCTTCCCGCCTGAACGGCGCCGAGATCGATATGGACATCCCCTCGGTAACCGGCACGGAAAACCTGCTCATGGCCGCGACTCTGGCAAAGGGAGTAACCGTCCTCCGAAACGCGGCCCGGGAACCTGAAATCGTGGATCTGGCAGACGCCTTGAGCAAAATGGGGGCTCGCATCCACGGCCAGGGAACGTCCACGATTACCGTGCAAGGCGTGGATCGCTTGCACGCCGCCACCCATACCGTTATCCCGGACCGAATCGAGACGGGGACCTACATGGTCGCCGCCGCCATCACGGGAGGGGACATATTGATCCGCGGCGGCCGGATGGACCATTTGACGGCCCTCACCGAGAAATTGACGGCAGCGGGAGTCCGCGTCAATGAGGAACCCAACGGCTTCCGGGTCAGGGGAGAGCGAAGAGTGCGGGGCGTTGATGTGACCACGGCGCCTCATCCGGGTTTTCCAACCGATATGCAGGCCCAATTTATGGCGCTTATGGCGGTCTCGGACGGCCTGAGCGTAATTACGGAAAACGTGTTCGAAAACCGGTTCATGCACGTGAGCGAATTGAAACGCATGGGAGCCGACGTTCAGGTGGTGGGAAGAAACGCCGTAGTCCGGGGCATGCCTTCCTTGGGAGGCGCGCCGGTCATGGCCACGGATTTGAGAGCCAGCGCATCCTTGGTGCTGGCCGGTCTCGTTGCGGAGGGAGAAACGGTGGTGGATCGCGTCTATCATCTGGATCGCGGCTACGAGGCGCTGGAAGCCAAATTCTCTTCCCTCGGCGCTCAGATCGAACGTATTGCATAA
- the rpmE gene encoding 50S ribosomal protein L31 — MKKDIHPDYHRTKVRCACGNELEVGSTQKEIRVEVCSKCHPFFTGKQKLVDSEGRVERFLKKYKDFQAIPPSKNA, encoded by the coding sequence ATGAAAAAAGATATTCATCCCGATTACCACCGCACCAAGGTGCGTTGCGCCTGCGGCAACGAGCTTGAGGTAGGTTCCACTCAGAAAGAGATCCGGGTGGAAGTGTGCTCCAAATGCCATCCTTTCTTCACAGGAAAGCAGAAGCTGGTGGACTCGGAAGGCCGGGTCGAACGTTTCCTTAAGAAATACAAAGACTTCCAGGCTATTCCCCCGTCCAAAAACGCGTAA
- the prmC gene encoding peptide chain release factor N(5)-glutamine methyltransferase: protein MRAATERVWTIRDVLNWTIAHLKSKQVTQPRATAEVLLAHALGVDRISLYINFDKPLNPDERAHFRRLIKRRLAGEPTQYITGRQEFWSLSFQVNPHVLIPRPETELMVEESLRLFRDARPSSVLELGTGSGAVIVALAKELDSDIRIATDRSVEAVFTARRNAESLGFGGRIQFLAADLFQPFKTEPVFDLIVSNPPYVSPEEYADLPREIKDFEPREALMADRGGLAVLHRILKEAPSYLKPRGWLLLEIGCTQKERVLKIAEQMETYVDVSVLDDYSDRPRLLRVQRG, encoded by the coding sequence TTGAGAGCCGCCACGGAACGAGTTTGGACGATCCGGGACGTCCTCAACTGGACGATCGCTCATCTGAAGAGCAAACAGGTCACTCAGCCGAGGGCCACGGCGGAAGTCCTGCTGGCCCATGCGCTGGGCGTGGATCGCATCTCGCTCTACATCAACTTTGACAAGCCGTTGAATCCGGACGAGCGCGCGCATTTCCGCCGGTTGATCAAGAGAAGGCTGGCCGGCGAACCCACCCAGTATATCACCGGTCGTCAGGAATTCTGGTCCCTAAGCTTCCAGGTGAACCCTCATGTTCTGATACCGAGACCGGAGACGGAACTGATGGTCGAGGAGTCGCTGCGGCTTTTTCGGGACGCTCGTCCATCCTCCGTATTGGAGCTGGGGACCGGCTCCGGCGCTGTCATCGTGGCCCTGGCCAAGGAACTCGACTCAGACATACGGATCGCAACGGATCGCTCGGTTGAAGCGGTCTTCACCGCCCGCAGGAACGCCGAATCGCTCGGGTTCGGAGGACGCATCCAGTTCCTGGCGGCCGATCTGTTCCAGCCCTTTAAGACCGAGCCCGTGTTTGACCTCATCGTGTCCAACCCTCCCTATGTTTCCCCCGAGGAATATGCGGATCTTCCGCGTGAAATCAAAGACTTCGAACCGAGAGAGGCGCTGATGGCGGATCGGGGAGGCCTGGCCGTGCTCCATCGCATTCTGAAGGAAGCTCCGTCATACCTGAAGCCCAGGGGGTGGCTCTTACTCGAAATCGGATGCACCCAAAAGGAACGCGTTTTGAAGATCGCCGAGCAGATGGAAACGTATGTTGACGTGAGCGTGTTGGACGACTATTCTGATCGGCCGAGGCTGCTTCGAGTTCAGAGAGGGTAG